In the genome of Eschrichtius robustus isolate mEscRob2 chromosome 2, mEscRob2.pri, whole genome shotgun sequence, the window TGTAGAAAGGATAGGAGACAGAGACGGGTTCCGGGTGGAAGGGTCTGCGCAAACCCACAGCGGAGGCTGGAACTCGCAGGGCAGGTGTGGCACCACGAGCCACTGGACTCCCTCTGACCGTTGCTGAGTGTGCAGGGAGCAGGTGAGCGAGCTCTCGGGCAGACCCTGACGTCAGGGACCCTGAATGCCAGGATGAGGACTTAATGCTTGATCCCCCATGTCCTGGAGAGGAGGAGAGCGGCCCGACACGAGTGGAGGCAGGCGGGAGGAAGATGGATCTGGCAGCGTGGGGTGGGTAGATTGGCGGGGGAGAGACTGGGGGCGGAGAGACCATTTAAAAGGCTGTTGCGAAATCGGTTTTCCTGATAAAGAGCTAGGCTGAGTCATCTGTGGAGGAGAGAAGTCATATCCAGCTCCTCCGCGTTGCCGTCAACGTGGGATTTTCCTCTTTGTCAGCTAGTCGATTGGCTGCCTTTCGCGGAGGCTTTGAGAAGCAAGGCCGGCTCGGCATCCAGAGGGAAGCTGGGCTGCAGGGAGGACCCAGCCGGAGTGAGTAAAGCGAGCACCCAGAGGTGCCTTTGTGGTTTGGGGTGCGTGACTTAGGGCATACAGCAAACTTCTCTGGTCTCAGTTCCCCCTGGGCATTGAGGGAGAGGCATGCCATGACTTCTGCCGGCCGGTTGGTGGCCAGGCTGGAGCTAGGTCTGGGGCTCTTCCCTTCCATTCCTATGCATCTCCCGTGTCTGGCAGTCCTTCCCACCTTAGTATGAATTATTCTCTGCAAGGAGGCCTGGCAAGTCTGCTGGGACTCAGTCAGTTTGCACTCACCAGGACTTTGGCATGGATGGAGAACTCCCCAGGGAAAGGAGGCTGTGTCATTTCCTCCTTTCAGCAGGGAGGATGCGGGGCAGGGGCTGGCAAGGTAGTCAGGCCATTACTCAGGTCCAGTTCATCTTCCTGCCCCCGGCTGAGGCCGAGGTTGTGCAGCAGCCAGCCATTGGTTCCTTCCTGACCCCACCAGGGGGGCAGTTAACCCAGCCTGTTTACCTGTCCCGTTGCCAAGACTCCCAGGCAGCCACAATGGGCCGTCTCCAGCCAGTCTCTCTTCCTACCTCTggctccctgtcccaccccaccctacccGGGCCCTGGGCACTCCCATTGACGGCAGCCGTGTGAAGAAGAATTTCCTTGAATTCTCTCCCTGTCCTGACCTTCTGCTCTGGCCTCCGTTCCCCTGCCCTGCCTTCCTCCTCTGGATCCTCTGTCCAAAAGGCCTGATGGCTGGCAGAAGAGGCAGCTGCCTACAGAAGTAATGGGGTGGGAGAAAGGGCTTATCCCTGCCTGAGCACAACTTGaactcaggtctcctgactccccaCACCGTGCTCTTTCTACTCCACTagtgtttttttggctgtgttgggtcttcgtttctgtgcgagggctttcaccagttgcggcaagcgggggccactcttcatcgcggtgcgcaggcctctcactatcgcggcctctcttgttgtggagcacaggctccagacgcacaggctcagtagttgtggctcacgggcctagttgctccgcgcatgtgggatcttcccagaccagggctcgaacccgtgtccccttcattggcaggcagattcttaaccactgcgccaccagggaggccctactCCACTAGTTTTTTATGCCCTAGCAGTCATTTCTACCTTAGTCACAATGAGTTTACCAGCTCTTCTCCTGAGAGGAAGAAGGGCGACAAAGCATGAGTTGCTCTGGGCAGCTGAATATGAAGAGGAGAGGGCACTGCTGTGGGCACTGGTCACGAGATGTGGAAACAGAGGGGTCTGCAGACCAGCATCCAGGAGCACCAGAGTCTCTGCTGGTGCCCCTCCCACCAGAGTCAGTGTCCAGAAGGCAGGGTGGTTAAGAAATGAGATTCAGCAACCAGATTTTGagttttgaatcccagctctgctacttaaaaGTCATATGACCCTGGGCAGGTCTTTCTGAGCTCTGGTTTCATCTGCAAACTGGGAAGAATGCTAGTACTTATCTCTTGGGGTCATTGGGAGGATCGAACAAGATGATGGGTCTAAAGTGCATGGCACAGCACTTTACACTGGGCAGTAGTGAGGGCTCACTAATTATAGCACCCACTGCGATCTTCATTCTAATGGCTGTACTCAGGGCTTCTTGTCCCCCTTCCCCACTTAGGGATTCAACCCTGTtggacccaggtctcctgaccctGGGCAGCTCTTCCTTGAGTCTGCCCTCACCCCTCCATCTCCAGAAGGCCAGTCTTCAGAGCTCCTCATCCACTGTCCAGGGTGGGGCTTTCAAGGGCCAACCCTGAAGAGGCTGAGGGAAGAGGGGTTGTTAGGACTTGTACAGGTGCAGGCTGCAGCCAAGCAGATTGGGGGCTCAGCAAGGGGTCTGTCCCCTGTGGGCCTTGGCCACCTCTTGCCTCTCTGACACCAGGGACCACGATCTTGGACCCACCTGGCTGGGGCATCACTAGAGGTGGCAGTTCCCTCGTCTGGGGAATTTTGAATGGAGCTGCCACCCCCGGTGCCCTGCAGTGGGGGACTCTGGGATGCCCGTAGTTGGCCCAGCCCCCTTCTCCCAGCTTTGTTTGCGCAGGGTGGCAAAAGTCGTCTGGATTGCTGGCTGGGTCTGGTCCAAGCCTCCTGCCAAATTCCTTTTCCGTGGAGTCATTGCAGGCTGGGATGGGGGGCACGGGAGCTCCCTCGGAGGCAGGGCTCTCTCACCCGCTGGCCTTTTCTGCTGGGTTCCTCTTGTCCCAGAACAACAGCGTGGGGAAGGTTCACAGCCTGGCTGGGGGTCAGCAGACCAGGTCTTGGCCCATGGCCTCCTCTGCAACCCCTTCCCTCCCAGGCCAGCTTATCCCTGAGGGCCCTTCACTCTCTGACACTGGAGCATTTTCTAGCCCCATGGCCCTTAGAACCAGCCTTGGGATAGGACTGAAGCAGAggtgaagagaaaaaagagaaaagtgcaGGGATTTGGGAGGTCTGAATTACACAAACACTGAAGCCCTTTCTAGGAGCCTGGCACTGTGGGAACCCACTAGCCGGGTACACAGTAAGAGCCCAATCAATGTGAGCTACGATGGCTGCAGTGGTGTCATAAGAGCCACTGGTGGGACTAGGGATGTTTATCCTGACCATGCCCCGTGGGGATGTGACTTGTGACTGAGTCTCTGCAGGGCTCTCAGGTTGGAAAGAGAAAGCTCTTTATCTGTGTGGCAGTGAGGGGCAGAGTCATGTCAAGAGGTGGGAGTTAATATAAGGAGTGACTTTATAGCTAAAGAAAGAATGTTAATTAGCAGAAGGCACATCTTCAGGGTAGTGAGCTCCCTGTCAGTTGAGGGTATAAACAGAGGCTTATACACTCAGGGACATGGTTTTAGGGATGCAGGAATTGTGTGGGGAATTGGACCCGGTGACAGCCATCTCTGAGTTTCTGAGGTTCTGTGATTTGGGGCAATGATCCCTGCCTCCCAATAACTCTAGAAtcccctgctgtgtgaccttaagatAGTCACCCCTCTCAGGACCATGATCTGTAGGGTGAACCTCCTTTGCTAGAAGAAGCTCTGACCCCTTCCAGGGGGTCACCGTCTACTCCATCCCAGGGTAGCATGAGCCCTCAGTCCTCTCTACTTGGGCTGAATGACAGTAACCCCCCTGGCATCCACGCTCTCACTGTAGCCTCCAAACCCTAATGTCAGTGCTTTTATTACCTTCTTCTCAGCTAAGGAAACTGGCTCCGAGAGGTGCagtaacttgccaaggtcacacagctagcaaatagCAGAGCCTGGATTTGGGCCGGGAGGCTTGGTTTCTAAGCAGACCTGAGGAGATGGACATCGCGTGAGCTGAGCAACCCCTCCTGTGTTGCTGGCTTGTCCCCTACCTAAGTTCCCCACAGGGGAGCAGCCTGGCCCAACCCCCAAAGCCGTCATCATGGGGTGATCCAGGCAGGAGAGGAGCCCTACCAGGAGGAAGCAGGAGTCAGGGGCGCATGGGGCAGGCTGTGTGCTGTCACTGTTCTGGACCTGTGGGCAcaggtgtgtgtggtggggagccAGGTCGTGATGGGAGGAGGGAAGACGGAGGTTGGAGCCAGAGAGCCTGTGGCTGCTGGGCCTGGTCCCAGTGAAGCAGCTGTCGGCAGCCACTCTGTCCTGTGTCACAGGGCCTCCCCGCTGACCCTAGTGTGAGCTCTACCCTGCACCACTCTCCgaaccttggtttcttcatctataaaatgggggtggtAGTGAAATAGCTCCTCTATAAGGGCCCTCCCAGCTCTGAGAGTCCATGAATTCTGAGCCTCGCTGGCAAGATGCCTAGAAAAACTGTCCCTGGAGACCCACTCAGCATGTCATGGCCAGTGCTAATGAGGGCAAGATAGGAGGAAGGGCAGGGTCAGATTCCTCAAGAACTAATTAGCTTCCctcggtgggggtggggtgacaaAGGGAGGAATTTTCCCAGCCACCGACTGAGCTGCTAGCCCTGCCACAGGCTgtcccatccatctgtccatagGTTCATTTGTTCATGCGTCCATTTCTTCATTCCTTATTCAATAAGCACAAATTAAACACTGACTCTGTGCCAGCCGGGCACTGGTGATATAAAAAGAAATGGTTGCCTGTAGTGAACTTACATATTAATAGGGCCTGACCCCCAGCCTGATCCCTGACCTCAGGCCCCAGACTCCGGTCCTAGCCTGCAGCCCCAGACTGAACCCCGACTCCCACCGACTCTGTCCCCTATATGTCCCAAAGGGACCTTTGGGACAAGCAGGCAGCTTGAGCATGCACTGTGGACCCAGCGAGAACTGGTTCTGACTCCAGCCTTGCCACcctttgctgtgtgatcttgggtgagTTACTTACAAGTCTCTAGACCTCATTTTCCACTTCTGTAAAATAGGGGCAAGTAATGCTTGTATCCTAGTGttcttgtgaggataaaatgaggtaATGCAATGTTCTAGTAGAGTCACTGAAATTAGCCcaatttattacttttataatattaaaGTATGAGAATTTTTCAATGACTGTTTAAATGAAAATGGTAAGAAATTCTGCAAGGACTTGGAAGAAACTATTAACAGTTGTTACCTGATTTGTGGTGTGGAGCACTCAGAGGTAGAGAGACATTTTTTACTGTatacttttttatgtttttaaatttttgaaaaaattttagtcCACGTAAATGTATTACCTATTCTAAAAAGAGGAAGTGTTAGTGTTAAGAAATGACTACACTATGAGTTTGAAAGTGTAAAGGGCCCTAAGATATGCACTTAGGCATGTGAATGTCCTGCAGGTTCATTCATGCACTCAGTAATGCTTACCGAGTGCCCActttttgccaggcactgttctaggggcTAGGGTTAGAGGGATGAACAAGTCAAGCAAGTTCATTTCCCCCTTAGAGCTTGCGTTCTAGGTGAGGGAGATAGATAATAGACAAGGAAACGTGTAAGGAAGATAATACTGAATTGTGTTGAATGCtatgaagagaagaaaacaaaacaaagagatgggtgggggggggggtatgCTGATTATAGAGGAAGGCCCCTCCAGAGAGGTGACATTCACGTGAGTCCTGAGCGATAAGGAACCAACATGGAATGCCACCTGGGAAAAGATCATTCCAAGCAgcgagaacagcaagtgcaaaggccctggggcaggaacaAACTTGGCATTTTCAAGGAACAGAAAGCCAGCCAGGAAGACGCCAGTGAGAGAGAAAGGTGGCACAAGATGAGTCCGAGATGTAGTGGGGCCTTGACTGCTAGGGCGAGGTGTTCTTGCTGAGTTTGGTAAAGTGCCACGTCAACAACCTTCAGGCGGAATCCAAACAAGGGGGCAGTTAACACTAAAAGGGTAATCAGGGAAGGTTTTACATGGGTATTTGAGTTGGGCCATGATGGTTGGGTCAGGGATCTTTATGAGGAGATTCTAGGACACGGTGAGTAAAGATCAAATTCCGGAGGAAAAGGCCATCTGTAGTGGGGGCACGGGTgaccatctgtctgtctgtctgtgtaccCCTGTGGCTCTGCAATCCCATTTGCTGACTCGGCCTCTGTCCCTCCTGCAGCGCTGGGCCGGAGCACTAGCCTCACCGAGAAGGATCTAAAAGAGGCCAAGGCGAGGAGCCAGCAGATCGCAGCCCAGCTGACCACCCCTCCCAGCTCCAACTCCCGCGGCGTCCAGCTCTTCAACAGGCGCCGGCAGAGGGTGAACGAGTTCACCTTGGAGAGCCGCGGCCAGAGGGGACAGAAGCCCAGCCAGGAGTCCCTCAGGGTGCCCCCCGCCAGCCCCACAGGCCATGCCCCAGGGCTCAGCCTGAGTCCCACCTCACTCCCTGAACCAGGCCCTCCGAGAAACCCCGCCTGCCAGAGCGCTGACACAGGGGTCCCTGGTCACAGCATGGAGGGCTCCTCAGAGGAAGCCAGCTTGCTGCGGCACCTGGAGAAAGTGGCCAGTGAGGAAGAGGAGGTACCACTGGTGGTTTATTTAAAGGAGAACGCGGCCCTGCTGACGGCCAATGGGCTCCACCTGTCCCAGAACCGAGAAGCCCAGCAGAGCCCCCCAACTCCACCTCCGGCGGAGGTCCACAGCCCAGCCACAGATGCCAGCCAAAACCTTCCCTCGCCCGGCGCCACGGTCATCACTCCACCTTCCAACAGCAACCACAACCCGCCAGCCACAGATGTCGATCAGAACCCACCCGCAACTGTCACCCCGCAGAGCCTGCCACTGTCCAGCGTCCAACAGAATTCTTCAGAGGCACAGCTCCCGCCGAAGGGTGCAGCGCCAGATTTCAAACCCAGCACCCCGTGTGCTGGTGGGCAACCCCAGGAGCCAGCTGCGGAGGTGAGATCCAGCACCCTACTAATTGATAAGGTATCAGCTCCACCAACCACCACCAGCACCTTCTCCAGAGAAGTTACTCCCATCTCCagctccaggcccccagccccagatTTCATGTCCAGCTCCCTGCTCATTGATGTCCAGCTTGGTGCCCCAGTGGTGTCCACGGAACAAGAGATGTCCGGGCGGGCAGCTGCCACCACGCCCATCAAACTGTACAGCGAGGTCCACCTCACGCTGGCCAAGCCCCCATCTGTGGTCAACAGGACGGCCAGGCCCTTTGGGATTCAGGCGCCAGGCGGCACCAGCCAGATGGAACGAAGCCCCATGGTAGACAGACGACATCTTGGAGAGAAGGGTCCCGCTCCCCGGCCCCCCAGCGTGGCAGACAGGAGCCCTCGGCCACAGAGACACGTCATGTCCCATAGCCCCATGCTGGAGAGGAGGCCCATGGCACAGCGAAGCCCCGCCTTGGAGAGACGCCCCTTGGGGAacttcaccccacccccaacctatGCCGAGACCTTGTCCACGGCCCCCCTGGCTTCCCGGGTTAGGTCTCCCCCCTCTTACTCTGCCCTGTACCCCAGCTCCAACCCCAAGCCTTCTCATCTAAAGGGCCAGGCAGTTCCTGCCAGCAAGACGGGCATTTTGGAGGAGTCGATAGCCCGCAGGGGCAGCCGGAAATCCATGTTCACCTTCGTGGAGAAGCCCAAGGTGACCCCGAATCCAGACCTGCTGGATCTGGTACAGACAGCAGACGAGAAGCGGAGGCAGAGGGACCAGGGGGAGATGGGCGTGGAGGAGGAGCCCTTCGCGCTGGGGGCCGAGGCCTCCAACTTCCAGCAGGAGCCCGCCCCCCGGGACAGGGCCAGCCCCGCAGGTGCCGAGGAGATTGTCCCCGAGTGGGCCTCATGCCTCAAGTCACCGCGCATCCAGGCCAAGCCCAAGCCCAAACCCAACCAGAACCTCTCCGAGGCCTCTGGGAAGGGGGCTGAGCTCTACGCCCGCCGCCAGTCCCGCATGGAGAAGTACGTCATCGAGTCTTCGGGCCACGCGGAACGGGCCCGCTGCCCTTCACCCACTATGTCCCTGCCTTCGTGCTGGAAGTACCCCACCAACGCGCCTGGCGGCTTCCGAGTGGCGTCCCGAAGCCCGGCTCGGACCCCACCTGCCTCCCTCTATCATGGCTACCTGCCTGAGAACGGGGTCCTGCGCCCAGAGCCCTCCAGGCAGCCACCCTGCCAGCTGCGGCCCTCGCTCTTTGTCCTCTCACCCATCAAGGAACCTGCCAAGTCCTCGCCCACGGCCGCCCCGCCTGCCAAGCCGAGCTCCCTGGACCTGGCGCCCAGCCTGCCCAAGGCGGCCCTCCCACCGTCGCCTGCCCTGCCTCGGCCCTCCCGTTCCTCCCCAGGCCTCTACACCTCCCCTGGCCAGGATGGCCTCCGGCCCACTGCCGTGAGCCCTACCTACAGCAGTGATGTCTCGCCCGTGTCTCCCTCCAGGGCGTGGTCTCCCCGAGCCAAGCAAGCCCCCAGGCCCTCCTTCTCCACCCGGAATGCCGGGATCGAGGCTCAGGTGTGGAAGCCTTCCTTCTGCTTCAAGTAATGGACCCCACAGGGATCCCGCTGCCTGTCAGAGCCCGCTCTCTGAGGGCTGGATGGAGAGCAGGAAGTGGCACAGGGCTGAGTCAGGAGTATGGGGACTCAGGTCTCAAGGGCTGACGCTGCCA includes:
- the SYNPO gene encoding synaptopodin isoform X1 — its product is MLGPHLPPPPLGPSEGKSSPCTFGLPDGSYRCLALEAEESGGEEGLQGEAGLTDLGENEVARRSEDNACRATQGAPQLPRAWGIQSPRCSREVRGGSQHDNRASQDWDTVKAQQVMTASLSPSPGPRVAQKPALGRSTSLTEKDLKEAKARSQQIAAQLTTPPSSNSRGVQLFNRRRQRVNEFTLESRGQRGQKPSQESLRVPPASPTGHAPGLSLSPTSLPEPGPPRNPACQSADTGVPGHSMEGSSEEASLLRHLEKVASEEEEVPLVVYLKENAALLTANGLHLSQNREAQQSPPTPPPAEVHSPATDASQNLPSPGATVITPPSNSNHNPPATDVDQNPPATVTPQSLPLSSVQQNSSEAQLPPKGAAPDFKPSTPCAGGQPQEPAAEVRSSTLLIDKVSAPPTTTSTFSREVTPISSSRPPAPDFMSSSLLIDVQLGAPVVSTEQEMSGRAAATTPIKLYSEVHLTLAKPPSVVNRTARPFGIQAPGGTSQMERSPMVDRRHLGEKGPAPRPPSVADRSPRPQRHVMSHSPMLERRPMAQRSPALERRPLGNFTPPPTYAETLSTAPLASRVRSPPSYSALYPSSNPKPSHLKGQAVPASKTGILEESIARRGSRKSMFTFVEKPKVTPNPDLLDLVQTADEKRRQRDQGEMGVEEEPFALGAEASNFQQEPAPRDRASPAGAEEIVPEWASCLKSPRIQAKPKPKPNQNLSEASGKGAELYARRQSRMEKYVIESSGHAERARCPSPTMSLPSCWKYPTNAPGGFRVASRSPARTPPASLYHGYLPENGVLRPEPSRQPPCQLRPSLFVLSPIKEPAKSSPTAAPPAKPSSLDLAPSLPKAALPPSPALPRPSRSSPGLYTSPGQDGLRPTAVSPTYSSDVSPVSPSRAWSPRAKQAPRPSFSTRNAGIEAQDRRENLPTSPPWTPGASRPPSSLDGWVSPGPWEPGRGSSWSSLSSPPPLPPPPPPPPPPMSPSWSERSVSPLRPETEARPPSRQLQALLARNIINAARRKSASPRPAGAESLRPFSPPRALPPPPPPPPPPPRMRSPLPARPGQAADPGATFAPIPRSPLPTGPSPCASPRSPLPAPPRPFPYRRSPTDSDVSLDSEDSGAKSPGILGYNICPRGWNGSLRLKRGSLPTEASCTT
- the SYNPO gene encoding synaptopodin isoform X2; translated protein: MEGSSEEASLLRHLEKVASEEEEVPLVVYLKENAALLTANGLHLSQNREAQQSPPTPPPAEVHSPATDASQNLPSPGATVITPPSNSNHNPPATDVDQNPPATVTPQSLPLSSVQQNSSEAQLPPKGAAPDFKPSTPCAGGQPQEPAAEVRSSTLLIDKVSAPPTTTSTFSREVTPISSSRPPAPDFMSSSLLIDVQLGAPVVSTEQEMSGRAAATTPIKLYSEVHLTLAKPPSVVNRTARPFGIQAPGGTSQMERSPMVDRRHLGEKGPAPRPPSVADRSPRPQRHVMSHSPMLERRPMAQRSPALERRPLGNFTPPPTYAETLSTAPLASRVRSPPSYSALYPSSNPKPSHLKGQAVPASKTGILEESIARRGSRKSMFTFVEKPKVTPNPDLLDLVQTADEKRRQRDQGEMGVEEEPFALGAEASNFQQEPAPRDRASPAGAEEIVPEWASCLKSPRIQAKPKPKPNQNLSEASGKGAELYARRQSRMEKYVIESSGHAERARCPSPTMSLPSCWKYPTNAPGGFRVASRSPARTPPASLYHGYLPENGVLRPEPSRQPPCQLRPSLFVLSPIKEPAKSSPTAAPPAKPSSLDLAPSLPKAALPPSPALPRPSRSSPGLYTSPGQDGLRPTAVSPTYSSDVSPVSPSRAWSPRAKQAPRPSFSTRNAGIEAQDRRENLPTSPPWTPGASRPPSSLDGWVSPGPWEPGRGSSWSSLSSPPPLPPPPPPPPPPMSPSWSERSVSPLRPETEARPPSRQLQALLARNIINAARRKSASPRPAGAESLRPFSPPRALPPPPPPPPPPPRMRSPLPARPGQAADPGATFAPIPRSPLPTGPSPCASPRSPLPAPPRPFPYRRSPTDSDVSLDSEDSGAKSPGILGYNICPRGWNGSLRLKRGSLPTEASCTT